One Meiothermus sp. QL-1 DNA segment encodes these proteins:
- a CDS encoding Gfo/Idh/MocA family protein: protein MGVVGVGVMGTYHAQVYAGLPGVRLVGVADPDPFRQAAIEQDLEVPAYADPEDLLGKVQAVSIASPTSFHYQQARMFLEAGVHVLLEKPMTRTLEEARELVRLAERQGVVLQVGHIVRFYRAVGDLMGMVRNPWVLEARRMGNNRRIRDIGVVLDLMIHDLDLVLLLLKEKPLRYSVVGRQVDGLDEFAQAVVDFPSGARALFTASRISPQAERSLTITQPGEVIRLDFNSEYTELLLHRTPPVQPDPDRTIPNGRTQVQTERIAIHNDNPLRRQLKHFVDRILKGEPSIVTLEDDLLALELALELSHALRPVAPVP, encoded by the coding sequence GTGGGCGTTGTGGGTGTGGGCGTGATGGGCACGTATCACGCCCAGGTGTATGCAGGGCTGCCTGGGGTGCGACTGGTAGGGGTGGCCGACCCCGATCCTTTCCGCCAGGCCGCGATTGAACAGGACTTGGAGGTACCGGCCTATGCGGACCCGGAGGACCTACTGGGCAAGGTTCAGGCGGTTTCCATCGCCTCGCCCACCTCGTTCCACTACCAGCAGGCCCGGATGTTTCTAGAGGCCGGGGTGCACGTGCTCTTGGAAAAACCCATGACCCGCACCCTGGAGGAGGCCCGGGAGCTGGTGCGCCTGGCGGAGCGGCAGGGGGTGGTTCTGCAGGTAGGGCATATCGTGCGCTTCTACCGCGCGGTGGGCGACCTGATGGGGATGGTAAGGAACCCTTGGGTGCTCGAGGCCCGCCGCATGGGCAACAACCGCCGCATCCGGGACATTGGGGTGGTGCTGGACCTGATGATCCACGACCTGGACCTGGTGCTTCTGCTCCTCAAGGAGAAGCCCCTGCGCTACAGCGTGGTGGGGCGGCAGGTGGACGGGCTGGACGAGTTCGCCCAGGCGGTGGTGGACTTCCCCTCTGGGGCCCGGGCCCTCTTCACCGCCAGCCGCATCTCGCCCCAGGCCGAGCGCTCGCTCACCATCACCCAGCCCGGCGAGGTGATCCGGCTCGACTTCAACAGCGAGTACACCGAGCTTTTGCTGCACCGCACCCCCCCTGTGCAGCCCGACCCCGACCGGACCATACCCAACGGGCGCACCCAGGTGCAGACCGAGCGCATCGCCATTCACAACGACAACCCCCTACGCCGCCAGCTCAAACACTTCGTGGACCGCATTCTGAAGGGCGAGCCCTCCATCGTGACCCTGGAGGACGACCTGCTGGCTTTGGAGCTGGCCCTGGAGCTCTCCCACGCCCTGCGGCCGGTGGCCCCGGTGCCCTGA
- the lpxA gene encoding acyl-ACP--UDP-N-acetylglucosamine O-acyltransferase: MSHLLIHPTAVVSPKAQLAADVRIGPYAVVEGPCEIGSGVEIGPHAVIHPFVRLSAGVRVGPHAVLGGLPQDLSFKGQETWLEVGPQTVLREGVVVHRATREDRPTRIGAGCYLMGYVHVGHDSWVGDGVILTQGVGLAGHVEVGDHAVIGGMAGVHQFVRIGPRAMVGAMAKVTRDVLPYSLAEGSPALHYRLNTVGLRRAGITGERYRALEQAFRALREGRGLEGLPDTEEIQVLRAFLRAPSKRNLSGFVRGQQTD, from the coding sequence ATGAGCCATCTGCTCATCCATCCCACAGCGGTGGTCTCGCCCAAAGCCCAGCTTGCGGCGGACGTGAGGATTGGCCCGTATGCGGTGGTGGAGGGGCCTTGCGAGATTGGCTCCGGCGTGGAGATCGGGCCCCATGCGGTAATCCACCCCTTCGTGCGGCTTTCGGCCGGGGTGAGGGTGGGGCCCCACGCGGTGCTGGGCGGGCTTCCGCAGGACCTCAGCTTCAAGGGGCAGGAGACCTGGCTCGAGGTGGGCCCCCAGACCGTTTTGCGGGAGGGGGTGGTGGTGCACCGCGCCACCCGGGAGGACCGGCCCACCCGAATTGGGGCGGGCTGCTACCTGATGGGCTACGTGCACGTGGGCCACGATAGCTGGGTGGGGGACGGGGTCATCCTGACCCAGGGGGTGGGGTTGGCCGGGCACGTGGAGGTGGGGGACCACGCGGTGATAGGGGGGATGGCCGGGGTGCACCAGTTCGTGCGGATCGGTCCCCGGGCCATGGTGGGGGCCATGGCCAAGGTGACCCGGGATGTGCTGCCCTACAGCCTGGCGGAGGGCAGCCCGGCCTTGCACTACCGCCTGAACACGGTGGGCCTGCGTCGGGCCGGCATCACCGGGGAGCGCTACCGGGCTTTGGAGCAGGCTTTCCGCGCTCTGCGGGAGGGCCGGGGGTTGGAGGGGCTGCCCGATACTGAGGAGATTCAGGTTCTTAGAGCTTTTCTGCGCGCTCCCTCCAAGCGCAACCTCTCCGGCTTTGTGCGGGGTCAACAAACAGACTGA
- a CDS encoding Hsp20/alpha crystallin family protein: MLDIVRNVPVQTVPGRNWNLSTVSDFWSEFDRLWREVTASLGGSLHTRAYPFDLYETDDSLVLELAVPGLRKEDLEVRLEGNQLTVRGTYPEVSEGERRYWARGLPRGSFAQSITLPASVESEKIQATLSDGLLRLTLPKAEEARVRRIAISAV, from the coding sequence ATGCTGGATATCGTTCGGAATGTGCCTGTCCAAACGGTACCCGGGCGGAACTGGAATCTCTCGACCGTAAGCGACTTCTGGAGCGAGTTCGACCGGCTTTGGAGAGAGGTTACGGCTTCTCTGGGCGGCTCCCTCCACACCCGCGCCTATCCCTTCGACCTCTACGAGACCGACGACAGCCTGGTGCTTGAGCTGGCCGTGCCGGGGCTGCGCAAGGAGGACCTGGAAGTGAGGCTGGAGGGCAACCAGCTCACTGTGCGCGGCACCTACCCCGAGGTGTCCGAAGGAGAGCGGCGCTACTGGGCGCGGGGGCTGCCCCGGGGCAGCTTTGCCCAGAGCATCACCCTACCCGCCTCGGTCGAGAGCGAAAAAATCCAGGCCACCCTCAGCGACGGTCTTCTGCGCCTGACCCTGCCCAAGGCAGAGGAGGCCCGGGTACGGCGAATCGCGATTAGCGCGGTCTAG
- a CDS encoding ABC transporter ATP-binding protein — protein MNLLRLLHPFWPYLILAAALSVLPALAQALLPAQVVKPLFDRIAAGAFDQVGPVLLVGAGLLGVLVVSGYLLEAFIGYLSVKIPAVWRERVFDRLLSADLRALSFSAGGLTGRLVSDLKELEGFLFYNLGGLLAQGMLLLALIWQLLHHYAELTLYLLLALPLWGLLLGWVGGWVTRYTRRTQAALERLSSRLAEGLGRLELIRALSLEDFARARFRQSSRQQYRLGRTRGLIAALNLPLGQLATTSLLGLLLYLGVRSVEQGRLTVGDLTAFLSLLALAITPLQLLSRIGTGFAQAEGAAARVVELLALPLMDPPGNYAPERLEGRLELRGLGFAYPGGERVLKDLDLCIPAGSFTALVGPSGAGKSTLLRLLLGLYPPSEGRLLLDGQDLGSYDPRWLRTHVAWVPQEPLLFAGSVAENLAALGAASPEAMQRALEVVGLAREIGLDTRLEEGGGGLSVGQRQRLALAAALLRDARIILLDEVTSALDRASEAKVMAALEAVRPGRTLVVVAHRLSTVQHADQIVVMEQGRIVEVGRHAELLARGGVYARLWRG, from the coding sequence GTGAACCTCCTCCGCCTCCTGCACCCTTTCTGGCCCTATCTCATCCTGGCGGCGGCCCTCTCCGTTTTGCCCGCGTTGGCCCAGGCCCTCCTGCCTGCGCAGGTGGTCAAGCCGCTCTTCGACCGGATCGCGGCGGGGGCTTTTGACCAGGTGGGTCCGGTGCTGCTGGTAGGGGCTGGGCTGCTTGGGGTCTTGGTGGTGAGCGGGTACCTGCTGGAGGCCTTCATCGGCTACCTTTCGGTGAAGATACCCGCTGTTTGGCGGGAGCGGGTCTTCGACCGGCTGCTTTCTGCCGACCTGCGGGCCCTCAGCTTTTCAGCGGGCGGGCTCACCGGCCGGCTGGTGTCCGATTTGAAGGAACTGGAGGGCTTCCTCTTCTACAACCTCGGGGGGCTTCTGGCCCAGGGTATGTTGCTGCTGGCCCTCATATGGCAGCTTCTGCACCACTACGCCGAGCTTACCCTTTACCTGCTCCTGGCGTTGCCTTTGTGGGGGTTATTGCTGGGCTGGGTGGGGGGCTGGGTAACCCGCTACACCCGGCGCACCCAGGCTGCCTTAGAGCGGCTTTCGAGCCGGCTGGCCGAGGGGCTTGGGCGCCTCGAGCTCATCCGGGCCTTGAGCCTGGAGGACTTTGCCCGCGCCCGCTTCCGCCAAAGCAGCCGGCAGCAGTACCGGCTGGGCCGCACCCGGGGGCTGATTGCGGCTTTGAACCTGCCCTTGGGCCAGCTTGCCACCACCTCGCTTCTGGGCCTCCTCCTTTACCTGGGGGTGCGCTCGGTTGAGCAGGGCCGGCTGACGGTGGGCGACCTGACCGCTTTTCTGAGCCTGCTGGCCTTGGCAATCACCCCGCTGCAGCTCCTGAGCCGGATTGGAACCGGTTTTGCCCAGGCCGAAGGCGCAGCAGCGCGGGTGGTCGAGCTGCTTGCCCTTCCCCTGATGGACCCGCCGGGGAACTACGCGCCCGAGCGGCTGGAGGGGCGGCTCGAGCTGCGCGGCCTGGGCTTTGCCTATCCGGGGGGGGAGAGGGTGCTGAAGGACTTGGACTTGTGTATTCCTGCAGGCTCTTTCACGGCTTTGGTGGGGCCCTCGGGTGCAGGGAAGAGCACCCTTTTGCGCCTGTTGCTGGGGCTATACCCGCCGAGCGAAGGAAGGCTTCTTCTGGACGGGCAGGACCTGGGAAGCTATGACCCGCGCTGGCTGCGGACCCACGTGGCCTGGGTGCCCCAGGAGCCGCTTTTGTTCGCGGGCAGCGTGGCAGAGAACCTGGCGGCCCTGGGCGCAGCTTCCCCTGAGGCCATGCAAAGGGCCCTGGAGGTGGTGGGCCTGGCCCGCGAGATCGGCCTGGATACCCGGCTGGAGGAGGGCGGTGGGGGGCTTTCGGTGGGGCAGCGGCAGCGCCTGGCCCTGGCCGCAGCCCTGCTGCGCGATGCCCGAATCATCCTGCTGGACGAGGTGACCAGCGCCCTCGACCGCGCCAGCGAGGCCAAGGTGATGGCGGCGCTGGAGGCCGTTCGCCCGGGGCGCACTTTGGTGGTGGTGGCCCACCGCCTCTCTACCGTGCAGCATGCCGACCAGATCGTGGTGATGGAGCAAGGGCGCATCGTGGAGGTGGGCCGGCACGCCGAGCTGCTGGCCCGCGGAGGGGTGTACGCTCGGCTTTGGAGGGGCTAG
- a CDS encoding sugar synthetase, which produces MLDEILLLTNGPGELSTWVPPVLSRLRQRVPQARVELFLIRDQFAAGTEALKARELPLEALSGRRAFLRRLVAGRARGRGLVLMLGGAPRDAVWLGRATGYPAFAYTFDPKAFHPGLRAVLVDSERTRRAMMAQGADPSRVAVVGNLVVDALCEAQPYPSLEVDVLLFAGSRPFAARYMLGFLLAAAERMALERPQLRFAWVRSRLLPEAVVAEALEAREVRALGGVGARWEGDRLRTEGGLEVQVLDENLRYSAMRQAHLALTLPGTNTLELALARLPSLVLLPLHKPELLPLEGVLHWLLRLPGTGPLKRHLVWRLASQIPFLALPNQWLGEAVFPELRGAFTPDEVARAGLGLLSRGPEVRARLERLQAEPGADNLVAHLLLCEVR; this is translated from the coding sequence ATGCTGGACGAGATTCTGCTCCTTACCAATGGGCCGGGGGAGCTTTCTACCTGGGTGCCGCCGGTTCTGTCGCGCCTGCGGCAGAGGGTGCCCCAGGCTCGTGTCGAGCTCTTTCTAATCCGCGACCAGTTTGCCGCCGGCACCGAGGCCCTCAAGGCCCGGGAGCTTCCTCTGGAGGCCCTCTCGGGCCGCCGGGCGTTTTTGCGGCGGCTGGTGGCGGGGCGGGCCCGGGGGCGAGGTCTGGTGCTGATGCTGGGCGGGGCCCCGCGCGATGCGGTTTGGCTGGGCCGGGCCACGGGCTACCCAGCCTTTGCCTACACCTTCGACCCCAAGGCCTTTCACCCGGGCCTCAGGGCGGTGCTGGTGGACTCGGAGCGCACCCGGAGGGCTATGATGGCTCAAGGGGCGGACCCCTCGCGGGTGGCGGTGGTGGGAAACCTGGTGGTGGACGCCCTCTGCGAGGCCCAGCCGTACCCTTCCCTCGAGGTGGATGTGCTGCTCTTTGCGGGCAGCCGCCCCTTTGCGGCCCGGTACATGCTGGGCTTTCTGCTGGCTGCGGCCGAGCGGATGGCCCTCGAGCGCCCTCAGCTCCGCTTTGCCTGGGTGCGAAGCCGCCTGCTGCCAGAGGCGGTGGTGGCGGAGGCGCTGGAGGCCCGGGAGGTGCGCGCGCTGGGAGGGGTGGGGGCTCGCTGGGAGGGGGATCGGCTCCGCACCGAGGGGGGGCTCGAGGTGCAGGTGCTGGACGAGAATTTGCGCTACTCGGCCATGCGCCAGGCCCATCTGGCCCTCACCCTTCCGGGCACCAACACCCTCGAGCTGGCCCTGGCCCGCCTGCCCTCGCTGGTGCTGCTACCGCTGCACAAGCCTGAGCTCTTGCCCTTGGAGGGGGTCTTGCACTGGCTTTTGCGCCTGCCCGGCACCGGGCCCCTAAAGCGCCATTTGGTTTGGCGCCTGGCCAGCCAGATTCCCTTCCTGGCCCTGCCCAACCAGTGGCTGGGCGAGGCGGTCTTTCCCGAACTGCGGGGGGCTTTTACCCCGGATGAGGTGGCCCGGGCGGGGCTTGGGCTGCTTTCGCGCGGCCCGGAGGTGCGGGCCCGCCTGGAGCGCCTCCAGGCCGAGCCGGGGGCCGACAACCTGGTGGCGCACCTGCTCCTTTGTGAGGTACGGTGA
- a CDS encoding ABC transporter ATP-binding protein, with protein sequence MVIETQGLTKRYGKVVAVEDLNLAIEAGEVYGLLGPNGSGKTTTILMLLGLTEPSGGMVRVLGLDPVREPLSLKKQVGYLPDSVGFYGEMTAWENLSYIARLNGLPRAVAEERIERVLGRMGLGEVAHRPVSTFSRGMRQRLGLAEVLLKEPKVVILDEPTLGLDPEAAQEFLRMIQGLKAEGITVLLSSHLLHQVQAICDRVGLFHKGRLVLEGRVEELAQRVLGGGYRIRVGASPLEGLAERLGALPEVSRVSVEDGEIRLEARRDIRPQVAQAVLEAGAALTGLALEQPSLDEVYARYFQEVRHAA encoded by the coding sequence ATGGTCATCGAGACCCAAGGCCTGACCAAGCGCTACGGCAAGGTGGTGGCGGTGGAGGACCTGAACCTCGCCATTGAGGCCGGCGAGGTCTACGGCCTTCTGGGCCCCAACGGCTCCGGTAAGACCACCACCATCCTGATGCTTTTAGGCCTCACCGAGCCCAGCGGGGGCATGGTGCGGGTGCTGGGGCTGGATCCGGTGCGCGAGCCGCTTTCGCTCAAAAAGCAGGTGGGCTACCTGCCCGACTCGGTGGGCTTTTACGGCGAGATGACCGCCTGGGAGAACCTCTCCTACATCGCCCGGCTCAACGGCCTGCCCCGCGCTGTGGCCGAGGAGCGCATCGAGCGGGTGCTGGGGCGGATGGGACTCGGCGAGGTGGCCCACCGGCCGGTGAGCACCTTCTCCAGGGGTATGCGCCAGCGGCTGGGGCTGGCCGAGGTGCTTCTCAAGGAGCCCAAGGTGGTGATCCTGGACGAGCCCACCTTGGGGCTGGACCCGGAGGCCGCCCAGGAGTTCTTGCGGATGATCCAGGGGCTGAAGGCTGAGGGCATCACGGTGCTCCTGTCCTCCCACCTTTTGCACCAGGTGCAGGCCATCTGCGACCGGGTGGGGCTTTTCCACAAGGGGCGGCTGGTGCTGGAGGGTCGGGTGGAGGAGCTGGCCCAGCGGGTGCTGGGGGGGGGCTACCGGATCCGGGTGGGGGCCAGCCCCCTGGAAGGCCTGGCCGAGCGGCTGGGGGCCTTGCCGGAGGTGAGCCGGGTGAGCGTGGAGGACGGGGAGATTCGGCTCGAGGCGCGCCGGGACATAAGGCCCCAGGTGGCCCAGGCGGTGCTGGAGGCGGGGGCGGCCCTCACGGGCCTGGCCCTGGAGCAGCCCAGCCTAGACGAGGTGTACGCCCGCTACTTCCAGGAGGTGCGCCATGCGGCTTAG
- a CDS encoding NAD(P)/FAD-dependent oxidoreductase, translating to METKRVVVLGAGFAGLHAVRALSGKPGVEVVLVDRNNHHLFQPLLYQVATAGLEAPQIAFPIRAFLRRRNNVRFLMGNAEGVEPRERVLWVEGQPVPYDYLVVGTGSRTHDFGLPGVAEYGLGLKSLDDAMKIRDRILSACEEAVRTSDPERRRALLTFVVAGGGPTGVELAGALGELRRHVIARDYPDLSPKEVRIVLIEAAPHLLSAFSPGSRAYAQGFLQSLGVELYLNERVVELTPGLVRLHSGRSIPSFTVIWSAGITGQALPGLPTTRGQRVATAPGLHLPDHPSIYVVGDLNYLEGPGGRPYPQVAPTAMQQGALAAKNILRSLRGEPPVAFRYKDKGSMATLGRSQAIAEMGPLKLRGSLAWGAWLAVHLYYLIGFRNRMMVLSNWAYSYFTYDFAVRIMHHRHVFPTPREAPIC from the coding sequence ATGGAAACGAAACGCGTGGTGGTCTTGGGCGCAGGGTTTGCCGGTTTACATGCGGTCCGGGCTCTATCGGGAAAACCCGGCGTAGAGGTGGTGCTGGTAGACCGGAACAACCATCATCTCTTCCAGCCCCTGCTGTACCAGGTGGCAACCGCTGGCCTCGAGGCCCCCCAGATTGCCTTCCCCATACGGGCCTTTTTGCGCAGGCGAAACAACGTCCGCTTCCTGATGGGCAACGCCGAGGGTGTGGAGCCGCGGGAACGGGTGCTCTGGGTAGAAGGGCAGCCGGTCCCCTACGACTACCTCGTCGTGGGGACCGGGAGCCGCACCCACGACTTCGGCCTACCGGGGGTGGCGGAGTATGGCCTGGGCCTCAAAAGCCTGGACGACGCCATGAAAATCCGCGACCGGATTCTATCGGCCTGTGAGGAAGCGGTGCGCACATCCGATCCCGAACGCCGCCGGGCCCTGCTGACCTTCGTGGTGGCAGGGGGAGGGCCCACCGGGGTGGAGCTGGCCGGTGCCCTGGGCGAGCTGCGCCGCCATGTGATTGCCCGCGATTACCCCGACCTGAGTCCAAAGGAAGTGCGAATCGTGCTGATAGAGGCAGCACCCCACCTCCTAAGCGCCTTCTCGCCCGGCTCGAGGGCCTACGCCCAGGGCTTCCTGCAAAGCCTTGGGGTGGAGCTATACCTGAACGAGCGGGTGGTGGAGCTGACCCCAGGGCTGGTGCGGCTCCACAGCGGCCGGAGCATACCGAGCTTCACCGTCATCTGGAGCGCGGGTATTACCGGGCAGGCCCTGCCCGGCCTGCCCACCACCCGCGGCCAGCGGGTCGCCACCGCCCCCGGGCTTCACCTCCCCGACCACCCCTCCATCTACGTGGTGGGCGACCTCAACTACCTGGAGGGCCCCGGGGGCCGCCCCTACCCTCAGGTGGCCCCCACCGCCATGCAGCAGGGTGCCCTGGCCGCAAAGAACATTCTGCGAAGCCTGCGGGGCGAGCCTCCGGTTGCCTTTCGCTACAAGGACAAGGGCAGCATGGCCACCCTTGGGCGCAGCCAGGCCATCGCCGAGATGGGCCCCCTGAAGCTGCGGGGCTCTTTGGCCTGGGGGGCCTGGTTGGCGGTCCACCTGTACTACCTGATCGGCTTCCGCAACCGGATGATGGTGCTGTCCAACTGGGCCTACAGCTACTTTACCTACGACTTCGCCGTGCGAATCATGCACCATCGGCACGTCTTCCCAACCCCAAGGGAAGCACCCATATGCTAA
- a CDS encoding NEW3 domain-containing protein, producing MPRLVALLLLVTGLGLAQGFRGLALYTPYPSQSVRVGETISLPISIKSFGLPPQSVQVRVVEVAPGWKASLLGGGRVVGAVYVLPDAEQSLSLRLEPPQRVQPGTYRFRLEALGSGGARAELPIALTLGQVLPKRLSLETELPVLKGTPTASFRYRVTLRNESDQDLLVNLEADAPQNFRVSFSTAFGGQEVNSLPLKAGESRDLDVQVTPPRQVEAKPYAVTLRALAGDTRAELVVNLDITGQVELSLTTPEERLSGRAYAGRENPIKLVVKNTGSAPAENVELSASEPSGWEVKFEPDKIERIAPGAESEVTARVKPSPRAVAGDYMLTFRASADGASTSADYRVTVQTSTLWGLVGVALIAVAVGAVGFAVSRFGRR from the coding sequence ATGCCACGCTTGGTTGCCCTTTTGCTGCTCGTGACCGGTCTGGGCCTGGCCCAAGGCTTCCGCGGCCTGGCCCTGTATACCCCCTACCCTTCGCAGAGCGTGCGGGTGGGGGAGACCATCAGCCTACCCATCTCCATCAAGAGCTTCGGCCTGCCGCCCCAGAGCGTGCAGGTGCGGGTGGTGGAGGTGGCCCCCGGTTGGAAGGCCAGCTTGCTGGGAGGGGGCCGGGTGGTGGGCGCGGTCTACGTGTTGCCCGATGCCGAACAGAGCCTCTCGCTGCGCCTGGAGCCGCCCCAGCGGGTCCAGCCCGGCACCTACCGCTTCCGGCTGGAGGCTTTGGGCAGTGGCGGCGCTCGGGCTGAGCTGCCCATCGCGCTGACCCTGGGCCAGGTCCTGCCCAAGCGGCTTTCCCTGGAGACCGAGCTCCCGGTGCTCAAGGGCACCCCCACCGCCAGCTTTCGCTACCGGGTGACCCTGAGAAACGAGAGCGACCAGGACCTGCTGGTGAACCTCGAGGCCGACGCGCCGCAGAACTTCCGCGTGAGCTTCAGCACTGCCTTCGGCGGTCAGGAGGTCAACAGCCTGCCCCTGAAGGCCGGGGAGAGCCGGGACCTGGATGTGCAGGTGACCCCGCCCCGCCAGGTGGAGGCCAAGCCCTATGCGGTCACCCTGCGGGCCCTGGCGGGGGACACCCGGGCCGAGCTGGTGGTGAACCTGGACATCACCGGCCAGGTCGAGCTGAGCCTCACCACCCCCGAGGAGCGGCTTTCGGGGCGGGCTTACGCCGGGCGGGAGAATCCCATCAAGCTGGTGGTCAAGAACACCGGCAGCGCCCCGGCCGAGAACGTAGAGCTTTCCGCCAGCGAGCCCTCGGGCTGGGAGGTCAAGTTTGAGCCGGATAAAATCGAGCGCATTGCCCCTGGTGCAGAGTCGGAGGTCACCGCCCGGGTCAAGCCCTCGCCTCGCGCGGTGGCGGGCGACTACATGCTCACCTTCCGGGCCTCTGCGGATGGGGCTTCCACCTCGGCCGACTACCGCGTCACGGTCCAGACCTCTACCCTTTGGGGGCTGGTGGGGGTGGCCCTGATCGCGGTGGCGGTGGGGGCGGTGGGCTTTGCCGTCTCGCGCTTTGGCCGGCGGTAG
- a CDS encoding carboxylesterase codes for MPGVLVLHGFTSHPILTMGPLAETLRQAGFRVAQPTLPGHGTQPEDLRKVRWQDWLQTAREAYLALEEPRAVVGLSMGGLLAGWLAAEHKTAALVALAPALGFKNRLAYLAPLLHPFKPWAYSTDPAEVARRQAQSPNYPNFPTVALTQLIALQRRLPELLPRVKAPALVLEAAHDDTVPSRAVRRYFDLIGDPRKTYRVYPSRHDMLLDPLAGQIAQDIAAWLQPLLAPG; via the coding sequence ATGCCCGGCGTTCTGGTGCTGCACGGCTTCACCTCCCACCCCATTCTGACCATGGGGCCCCTGGCCGAGACCCTGCGCCAGGCAGGCTTCCGGGTGGCCCAGCCCACCTTGCCCGGCCACGGCACCCAGCCCGAAGACCTGCGCAAGGTGCGCTGGCAGGACTGGCTGCAGACCGCGCGCGAGGCTTATCTGGCCCTGGAGGAGCCGCGGGCCGTGGTGGGGCTCTCGATGGGCGGGCTGCTGGCCGGCTGGCTGGCCGCTGAGCACAAAACCGCCGCCCTGGTGGCCCTGGCCCCGGCGCTCGGATTCAAAAACCGCCTGGCCTATCTGGCCCCCCTGCTCCACCCCTTCAAGCCCTGGGCCTACAGCACCGACCCCGCCGAGGTGGCCCGAAGGCAGGCCCAAAGCCCCAACTACCCCAACTTCCCCACCGTGGCCCTGACCCAGCTCATCGCCCTGCAAAGGCGCCTGCCCGAGCTGCTGCCCCGGGTCAAAGCCCCGGCTTTGGTCCTCGAGGCCGCCCACGACGACACGGTGCCCAGCCGCGCGGTGCGCCGCTACTTCGACCTCATCGGGGACCCGCGCAAAACCTACCGGGTCTACCCCAGCCGGCACGACATGCTGCTCGACCCCCTGGCCGGCCAGATCGCCCAGGACATCGCGGCCTGGCTGCAGCCGTTGCTGGCGCCAGGCTAG
- a CDS encoding RNA-binding protein — protein sequence MVQVYLKKARGGRVVQTPFLEAEELEELRRLALAEGLRLEAFGGLPMASRRVAVLYPPHIPAVSDPTLVLFVPFEGELETVEDRLRGLLEPGLLGDLEEVAGGALLVTLPKGLKALEAAGLGVRPAAPEELPKTHERVRSVVVPSLRVDVVGARGFGVSRAYFAQGVKAGKVRLRGRMATGSDELAEGDRLLAEGLGVLVVRRVLGQTRRGNLKVELEVERGS from the coding sequence GTGGTACAGGTTTACTTGAAGAAGGCCCGAGGGGGGCGGGTGGTGCAGACCCCCTTTCTGGAGGCGGAGGAGCTGGAGGAGCTGCGCCGGTTGGCCCTAGCCGAGGGGCTGAGGCTCGAGGCTTTCGGCGGGCTGCCGATGGCCTCCCGGCGGGTGGCGGTGCTCTACCCCCCCCACATCCCCGCCGTCTCCGACCCCACCCTGGTGCTATTCGTGCCTTTCGAGGGCGAACTCGAGACCGTGGAGGACCGCCTGCGCGGCCTGCTAGAGCCGGGCCTGCTGGGCGACTTGGAGGAGGTGGCGGGGGGGGCCTTGCTGGTCACCCTGCCCAAAGGGCTCAAGGCCCTGGAAGCCGCTGGGCTGGGGGTTCGGCCCGCGGCCCCGGAGGAGCTTCCCAAAACGCACGAGCGTGTTCGCAGCGTGGTGGTGCCCAGCCTGCGGGTGGACGTGGTGGGGGCCCGGGGCTTCGGGGTCTCGCGCGCCTACTTCGCCCAGGGGGTCAAGGCCGGCAAGGTGCGCCTGCGCGGCCGGATGGCCACCGGCAGCGATGAGCTCGCCGAGGGCGACCGGCTGCTGGCCGAAGGCCTGGGGGTGCTGGTGGTGCGGCGGGTGCTGGGGCAGACCAGGCGGGGCAACCTGAAGGTGGAGCTCGAGGTGGAAAGGGGTTCCTGA
- the fabZ gene encoding 3-hydroxyacyl-ACP dehydratase FabZ, whose amino-acid sequence MDIYELLRFLPHRYPFLLIDRILEADEKRFRALKNVTFNEPQFQGHFPGYPIMPGVLLLEAMAQASVAVVVRRPEFKPGMLVFLAGVEGARFRKPVVPGDTLLLEGELLGYRQGVGKVRVGAWVEGELKAEAVLSFVLRAGQEGGAA is encoded by the coding sequence GTGGACATCTACGAGCTCCTCAGGTTCCTACCCCACCGCTACCCCTTCTTGCTGATTGACCGGATTCTAGAGGCTGATGAAAAGCGCTTTCGCGCGCTGAAGAACGTGACCTTCAACGAACCGCAGTTCCAGGGGCACTTTCCCGGCTACCCCATCATGCCGGGGGTGCTGCTCCTCGAGGCCATGGCCCAGGCCTCGGTGGCGGTGGTGGTGCGCCGGCCCGAGTTCAAGCCGGGCATGCTGGTCTTCCTGGCGGGTGTGGAAGGGGCCCGCTTCAGGAAGCCGGTGGTGCCCGGGGACACCCTCCTTTTGGAGGGGGAGCTGTTGGGCTACCGGCAGGGGGTGGGCAAGGTCAGGGTCGGGGCCTGGGTCGAGGGAGAGCTGAAGGCCGAGGCTGTTCTGAGCTTTGTGCTCCGGGCAGGGCAGGAGGGGGGGGCGGCATGA